Proteins found in one Magnolia sinica isolate HGM2019 chromosome 5, MsV1, whole genome shotgun sequence genomic segment:
- the LOC131245378 gene encoding 14-3-3-like protein D isoform X1, which yields MASTKERENFVYTAKLAEQAERYDEMVDSMKKVANLDVELTIEERNLLSVGYKNVIGARRASWRILSSIEQKEESKGNEQNARRIKEYRQKVESELTSICNDIMTVIDEHLIPSSTAGESTVFYYKMKGDYYRYLAEFKNGNEKKEAADQSLKAYQTASTTAEADLSPTHPIRLGLALNFSVFYYEIMNSPERACHLAKQAFDEAISELDTLSEESYKDSTLIMQLLRDNLTLWTSDIPEDGEDPQKMDSSSARAGGAEDAE from the exons ATGGCATCCACCAAAGAACGCGAGAACTTCGTCTACACCGCCAAGCTCGCCGAACAGGCAGAGCGCTACGACG AGATGGTGGATTCCATGAAGAAAGTCGCGAATCTCGATGTCGAATTGACCATCGAGGAGAGGAATCTGCTCTCCGTCGGATACAAGAACGTGATTGGAGCCCGCCGCGCGTCGTGGCGGATCCTCTCTTCGATCGAGCAGAAAGAGGAATCGAAGGGGAACGAGCAGAACGCGAGGCGGATCAAGGAGTATCGGCAGAAGGTCGAATCTGAGCTCACCAGCATCTGCAATGATATCATGACCGTGATCGACGAGCATCTCATCCCTTCGTCCACCGCAGGAGAATCGACGGTCTTTTACTACAAAAT GAAAGGTGATTACTATCGTTATCTTGCGGAGTTCAAAAATGGTAATGAGAAGAAAGAGGCAGCCGATCAATCTCTGAAAGCATATCAG ACAGCTTCGACCACAGCAGAAGCAGATTTGTCTCCTACGCATCCAATCCGATTGGGCTTGGCATTGAACTTCTCCGTCTTTTATTATGAGATTATGAACTCACCTGAAAG GGCTTGCCACCTGGCTAAGCAAGCTTTTGATGAAGCCATTTCTGAGCTTGACACTCTGAGTGAAGAATCTTACAAGGATAGCACTTTGATCATGCAACTTCTGAGGGATAATCTCACCTTGTGGACTTCTGACATTCCAGAGGACGGAG
- the LOC131245378 gene encoding 14-3-3-like protein D isoform X2: MASTKERENFVYTAKLAEQAERYDEMVDSMKKVANLDVELTIEERNLLSVGYKNVIGARRASWRILSSIEQKEESKGNEQNARRIKEYRQKVESELTSICNDIMTVIDEHLIPSSTAGESTVFYYKMKGDYYRYLAEFKNGNEKKEAADQSLKAYQTASTTAEADLSPTHPIRLGLALNFSVFYYEIMNSPERACHLAKQAFDEAISELDTLSEESYKDSTLIMQLLRDNLTLWTSDIPEDGDPQKMDSSSARAGGAEDAE, translated from the exons ATGGCATCCACCAAAGAACGCGAGAACTTCGTCTACACCGCCAAGCTCGCCGAACAGGCAGAGCGCTACGACG AGATGGTGGATTCCATGAAGAAAGTCGCGAATCTCGATGTCGAATTGACCATCGAGGAGAGGAATCTGCTCTCCGTCGGATACAAGAACGTGATTGGAGCCCGCCGCGCGTCGTGGCGGATCCTCTCTTCGATCGAGCAGAAAGAGGAATCGAAGGGGAACGAGCAGAACGCGAGGCGGATCAAGGAGTATCGGCAGAAGGTCGAATCTGAGCTCACCAGCATCTGCAATGATATCATGACCGTGATCGACGAGCATCTCATCCCTTCGTCCACCGCAGGAGAATCGACGGTCTTTTACTACAAAAT GAAAGGTGATTACTATCGTTATCTTGCGGAGTTCAAAAATGGTAATGAGAAGAAAGAGGCAGCCGATCAATCTCTGAAAGCATATCAG ACAGCTTCGACCACAGCAGAAGCAGATTTGTCTCCTACGCATCCAATCCGATTGGGCTTGGCATTGAACTTCTCCGTCTTTTATTATGAGATTATGAACTCACCTGAAAG GGCTTGCCACCTGGCTAAGCAAGCTTTTGATGAAGCCATTTCTGAGCTTGACACTCTGAGTGAAGAATCTTACAAGGATAGCACTTTGATCATGCAACTTCTGAGGGATAATCTCACCTTGTGGACTTCTGACATTCCAGAGGACGGAG
- the LOC131245378 gene encoding 14-3-3-like protein D isoform X3 — MASTKERENFVYTAKLAEQAERYDEMVDSMKKVANLDVELTIEERNLLSVGYKNVIGARRASWRILSSIEQKEESKGNEQNARRIKEYRQKVESELTSICNDIMTVIDEHLIPSSTAGESTVFYYKMKGDYYRYLAEFKNGNEKKEAADQSLKAYQAAKGKEYKRQAAKEQGKRLTNMTALLLNTATELLVFLKVRLILEYPALPKTIWRAIKYLKKILWKDGSFVCHTAGS; from the exons ATGGCATCCACCAAAGAACGCGAGAACTTCGTCTACACCGCCAAGCTCGCCGAACAGGCAGAGCGCTACGACG AGATGGTGGATTCCATGAAGAAAGTCGCGAATCTCGATGTCGAATTGACCATCGAGGAGAGGAATCTGCTCTCCGTCGGATACAAGAACGTGATTGGAGCCCGCCGCGCGTCGTGGCGGATCCTCTCTTCGATCGAGCAGAAAGAGGAATCGAAGGGGAACGAGCAGAACGCGAGGCGGATCAAGGAGTATCGGCAGAAGGTCGAATCTGAGCTCACCAGCATCTGCAATGATATCATGACCGTGATCGACGAGCATCTCATCCCTTCGTCCACCGCAGGAGAATCGACGGTCTTTTACTACAAAAT GAAAGGTGATTACTATCGTTATCTTGCGGAGTTCAAAAATGGTAATGAGAAGAAAGAGGCAGCCGATCAATCTCTGAAAGCATATCAG GCGGCCAAAGGCAAAGAATACAAGCGGCAAGCCGCAAAAGAGCAAGGAAAAAGACTAACAAACATGACAGCCCTCCTACTCAATACCGCCACAGAGCTGCTGGTATTCCTGAAAGTGCGGTTGATATTGGA ATATCCTGCATTGCCGAAGACAATATGGCGTGCCATTAAGTATCTTAAAAAGATATTGTGGAAAGATGGTAGTTTTGTGTGCCATACAGCTGGCTCTTAG